DNA sequence from the Spirochaetota bacterium genome:
TGGAACCCATCGAAAAGAACTGCTCGAACATCGCCGGCAAACGAGATGCGAACGGCGGCATCGTGTTCTTCGCAAAGGCCGGTATCCATGAGGTCGCTGCTTTTGATGATGCGGCCGGCACGATGGCGTTCACGCTCCTCAGATCATTCCGCAGAACGGTCATGCAGAACGGCGAACCGAACGGTGAGCTTCCCGGAGAGCATGTATTTGAGACGGCGCTCTATTTCAGCGAGGCGGGCGAATCGTACGGCTCCATCTATCGACGATACCTGTCGTTCGCAACACCGCTTATCGCGCATACGCTCCCTGCTCCGGAGGGAAAGCCGCTCGATCGCTCGTTTATTTCGATCGAGAGCGAGGATGTTGTCGTGAGCACGGTAAAACACGCGGAGGACGGCTCACAGGGTAATACGCGAGCAATTGTCGTGCGGCTGGTGAACCTGTCAGATATTGCATCACCCGCGGAATTGAAATTCCAAGGACGGGTCGCGAACGCTTGTCTGGCAATGCTGGATGAGGCAGTGACCGACGGGAGACCGGCAGTACGCGGAGACACCGTGGCCCTCTCGGTCGCGCCATGGAAGATAGTCACGCTCAGGGCAGTGGTAGAACGCTAATTCCCTCCCCAGACATCGTTCACAAATGCGCCGGGGAAGTTCGTGCCACACGGAACGATGAGCCGCCCGTTGAGCGATACCGCACGGTGAAAATAACGCGGTGTGAACGGGGCGTTCGCGGCGAATGTCCAGTTCGTCCCGTCTTTTGAGTACCACACATCGTTCGTCGCAGAGATGGATGTACGGCCGCCGATAACTACGATATACCCGTTATGTACGACTGCGGCGTGTCCGTATCGCGCCATGAACGGCGGGTTTGGGTTCGCAAGCGTCCAGAGATTGCCGTCGGATGAGCTCCACACATCGTTCGCGCCATTACTGGCATTCGTATCGCCGCCGATGATCCACATGCTGTTATTAAAAACAACGGCACCGAAATGTGTCCGTTTGTAGAATGCAGGGTTTGCGTTGACCTGCGTCCAGGATATGCCGTCGGTACTGCTCCAGACCTCATTTGTATACATCGCGCTTGAAGATCCGCCAATAATGAACATTTTACCGTTGAAAGTGAGGGCGCCATAGCCCTGCTTGTTCGTAAAGCTGGCATGCGGCGTCACCATATTCCAAGATGATCCGGAGAAATTCCATACATCATTCGTTTCCGGAGGGTTTGATATTGCACCGCCGATTATCCATATTCTGTCATTGAAAACGATGGGCGTGAAACTCTCTCTCCCCGCGAAGGGAAAAGAAAAGACATTCTGCCATGCAGCACCGTCCGGTGCGGTGTATACCGAGGAGTTGAAATTTTCTCCGCCGAGCAGCCATACCTTGTTGTTGTATACGCATAGTCCGTATTTCGCGCGATATGAATACATCGGAGATGCAGTAAGAAGTTTCCAGTGCGATCCCGGGACATAATTCACACTTCCGGGATCGAACGGATTGTTCCGGTCGGTCTCAGGGTAAAAGCAGCTTATCATGCTCATTATGCCGAGCGCAAGCGCTATGTTTCGGATCCGCATGGGTACCCCCCGGGAATGTGTTCGCCGACGACTGTCGATGACAGTATATAGCAAATAGGGTGTTCCGTCAAAGCCAATATCGCATTACGGCAGTATTCGTCCGGCGGATCGATTTTGACATTCGAACGGTTTGCTATTATATTAACCCATCACAAAAGTTCCGGGACGTATGAAGATAAATCCGATATCGATCTATAACAGGATCGTGAATGCGATGAGCTTCAATGCCAGGCTTCGCAGCGTATGGGAAGAGCTCAATAATGAGATCCGGCACCCCGTCGATCACGATATGCTCCCGTCGCATCCGAACGGTTTCATGAAGCAGTTCAAGAAGCGCCGGCTTTCCATTGCCGACGCATATCTGACGATAGCGAACGATCTCGATTCCGAGCAATACCGCAAGCGCCTCAATGCGCTCACGCTCCTTACCGAGCAGGCGGCGCATTCAAAAGCGCTCACCATGCCGCTCAATGCCGCACGCGTACAGATAGCGCTCATGAAGGAAGCCGTAAAAAGCTCGAACGACAAGCGGCGCCAGCTCGAGCTCATCAGGGATTTTTCGGTCTCATCGTTCGGGCAGCCTCTTTTCATACGGCGTTATCTGTCGGAGCTGCATCTCGTCGAATCGCCCGAGTCGGGCAAGCCGCTGAAAGCGCTTTCGATGGGGTTCGATCACCATGTGCACGATAATTCGTCCTACGGGCGCAAGACGCCGAGCCAGCTCATCGTCGATGCGTTCATCAAGGGAATATCCGAGCTGACGATAGCGTACAACAGCGTGAGCCATCCCGAGATGATCGACGAGGCGATAGAAGCGGGCGCCATCATGGGCATAACGGTCAATATCGGGCTTGAGTTCAGCGCCGGTGTCCGCGGCAGGCGCTTTCATTACATGTATCTGTTCCCGCCGTTCACCGATGCCGCGGCGTTCCGTTCGTTCCTGAACAGGAATCGCGCGAACCTACGAACGCTCATCGACGGACTTGCGCGCAATCAGGAGAACCGGATACAATCGATACGAAAGCTCATAGGGAATTTCAATTCCTCGTTCCTCGCATCGGTCAATGAAGGGTACGAGAAGAACAGCATCTACTATCTGGCGCCGCTTGATCTTTCCGATCTGAACGACATCATCCCGCTCAATCATGCGACGAGGATGCATCTCGGCGAGCTCCTGTTCCGGAAGCTCAAGCCGGTGCTCTACCGGCGCATGATGCTCCAGAAAGTGCAGAAGGCGAACGCCTCCCGCCAGCGCCGCGACGGAGAGATCTCCGAGTGGGAGTACAACAGCATCGCGTTCCGCTATGCCGAGGCGAAAAAACGGTTCCGGGAACTCCTGCCGGAGGAATTGCGGCTCAAGTATTTCTCCAATCCCGCGCTCTTCGAATACGATACGGTCTTTCGGGATATAAAGAGGCTTTCCGGACAGCTCGTAAGGACCGGCGGCAGATTGAAGATGATACATCCCCTTGAGCACGGTTTTGCCGAAGCGGTGCGTACGATAATGAACGATCACAAAAGCCTTGATTATGTCGAGGCGTACAACATGTATGATCGCGGGAACCGTGAATACGGGCTTCTGGTGCAATTCTCGAATTTCATCGAGGCACTGAACACCGGTTCAGTCGAAGTACTATCGGCGTTTCTGAAGGAGAATGGCGTGAGCATCGCGCCGCGTCTTGTCAAGGAATGCGCCTCTCGCGCGGCGGACCATACGATCATTCCCGCCATCGGCAGCGATTCGACCGGGAGGAGCACGGTCATTCCCGGCATGGGATTCATCTTCGAGAAGGACATACAGCGGCGGCAGCGTGCGCAATTCCTGAGGGACCACGTATCGATACCGCGATCGATCTCCGCGCTCATAGCACATGCGGGAAAAAAGACGCCGGAAGGTTCCGCGCCGAGCACGATCGTCAGCATGGGTAAGACCATCGAGGATATTTCGCGGCATGACGACGATAAGGAGCATCCGATACTGCCGCATCGCGCCTGGCGTTATCTGAACCCGCTCATCAAGAACATCGTCTATATTGCGATAGGGTTCACTCCGGCGTTCCTTGCCTTCTTCCATACGCGGCCTGCCGGTGCGGCATACACGTTCGCGCTCGCGTACGCGGCATTGTGGTTCGCCATCACGGGGGGGCGCAACGCCATCGTTGATATCATCGCGAGGG
Encoded proteins:
- a CDS encoding kelch repeat-containing protein; the protein is MRIRNIALALGIMSMISCFYPETDRNNPFDPGSVNYVPGSHWKLLTASPMYSYRAKYGLCVYNNKVWLLGGENFNSSVYTAPDGAAWQNVFSFPFAGRESFTPIVFNDRIWIIGGAISNPPETNDVWNFSGSSWNMVTPHASFTNKQGYGALTFNGKMFIIGGSSSAMYTNEVWSSTDGISWTQVNANPAFYKRTHFGAVVFNNSMWIIGGDTNASNGANDVWSSSDGNLWTLANPNPPFMARYGHAAVVHNGYIVVIGGRTSISATNDVWYSKDGTNWTFAANAPFTPRYFHRAVSLNGRLIVPCGTNFPGAFVNDVWGGN